The proteins below come from a single Stomoxys calcitrans chromosome 1, idStoCalc2.1, whole genome shotgun sequence genomic window:
- the LOC131996407 gene encoding GATA zinc finger domain-containing protein 14-like, with translation MFQCTRQGQSPLDWGIHGGITPQTASISRPYHNNNNNNNNNNNNNNNNNNNNNNNNNNNNNNNNNNNNNNNNNNNNNNNNNNNNYYYYNNNNNNNNNNNNNNNNNNNNNNNNNNNNNNNNNNNNNNNNNNNNNNNNNNNNNNNNNNNNNNNNNNNNNNNNNNNNNNNNNNNNNNNNNNNNNNNNNNNNNNNNNNNNNNNNNNNNNNNNNNNNNNNNNNNNNNNNNNNNNNNNNNNNNNNNNNNNNNNNNNNNNNNNNNNNNNNNNNNNNNNNNNNNNNNNNNNNNNNNNNNNNNN, from the exons ATGTTCCAGTGTACGCGCCAGGGTCAAAGTCCCCTTGATTGGGGAATCCACGGGGGCATCACTCCCCAGACTGCATCTATCT CTCGGCCCtaccataataataataataataataataataataataataataataataataataataataataataataataataataataataataataataataataataataataataataataataataataataataataataataataataataataataataattattattattataataataataataataataataacaataataataataataataataataataataataataataataataataataataataataataataataataataataataataataataataataataataataataataataataataataataataataataataataataataataataataataataataataataataataataataataataataataataataataataataataataataataataataataataataataataataataataataataataataataataataataataataataataataataataataataataataataataataataataataataataataataataataataataataataataataataataataataataataataataataataataataataataataataataataataataataataataataataataataataataataataataataataataataataataataataataataataataataataataataataataataataataataataataataataataataataataataataataataataataataataataataataataataataataat
- the LOC106095259 gene encoding glycine, alanine and asparagine-rich protein: MRTSSVFMLTVVVAICAVNARASFVPLGLSPAGHYVVLPHNPSVLVNAVGVPVGGADGSAAAADAAVAIADAVQQAADHANQAAESFANANAEAAQAAVEAAQAQADAVNNQVVAASEAARAQAEALRSQSEAVAQAAAQAANAQAEAVNAQAAGAAESAAQAAAAANDQAVANAQAAADAQAAAAEAINAQAAANAQAAADAQAAAIANAKAVAAANARAAADAAANAQAALNAQAALNAQAAQAAANAQLAAQANAAAAANAQAAVNVQAALNAQAAANAAAANSAAAAGAVAAGAPGAPGSPGGLGGGGGPGGLGGLGGFSSGLAGAGGAGGGGGAFGGPGGLGGSGPAGGGGAGAGGAAAGGGGGGGGGAGAGPLGGDGGGGAGAGGAAGNSYVSGVSGGNGGNGGGSYGLCGPDGPDGADGPSGPDGSTGGHGGKGGKGGCVGSGGGGGGGGGGGAAPLAGPAPVWPHALHVNVLPW, encoded by the exons ATGAGGACATCATCG GTTTTCATGCTAACCGTTGTGGTGGCCATTTGTGCTGTGAATGCCAGAGCGAGTTTTGTTCCCTTGGGATTATCACCAGCGGGTCATTATGTAGTGTTGCCCCATAATCCAAGTGTTCTTGTGAACGCGGTAGGAGTTCCAGTGGGAGGTGCGGATG gaagtgctgctgctgctgatgccgCGGTAGCAATTGCTGATGCAGTGCAACAAGCTGCCGATCATGCAAACCAGGCTGCCGAATCGTTTGCCAACGCTAATGCTGAAGCTGCACAAGCTGCCGTGGAAGCTGCCCAAGCTCAAGCCGATGCTGTTAATAACCAAGTAGTAGCCGCCTCAGAGGCTGCACGTGCCCAGGCGGAAGCACTTAGATCGCAATCAGAGGCTGTAGCGCAAGCTGCTGCCCAAGCAGCCAACGCCCAAGCTGAAGCTGTTAACGCTCAAGCCGCAGGTGCAGCTGAATCGGCTGCCCAAGCTGCTGCTGCCGCCAACGACCAAGCTGTTGCCAATGCTCAAGCTGCTGCCGATGCtcaagctgctgctgctgaagcTATCAACGCCCAGGCGGCAGCAAACGCTCAAGCTGCCGCCGATGCTCAAGCTGCTGCCATTGCTAATGCCAAAGCAGTTGCTGCTGCAAATGCCAGAGCCGCAGCTGATGCTGCTGCCAATGCCCAGGCTGCTTTGAATGCTCAAGCAGCTCTAAATGCCCAAGCTGCTCAAGCCGCAGCAAATGCTCAATTGGCTGCCCAGGCTAATGCTGCCGCTGCTGCCAATGCCCAGGCTGCAGTCAATGTTCAAGCTGCTTTAAATGCCCAGGCTGCTGCTAATGCTGCTGCTGCCAATTCTGCAGCAGCTGCTGGTGCAGTAGCCGCTGGTGCTCCAGGAGCTCCTGGAAGTCCAGGTGGTCTCGGAGGTGGTGGTGGTCCTGGAGGTTTGGGTGGCCTAGGAGGTTTTTCATCTGGCTTAGCTGGTGCTGGAGGAGCAGGTGGTGGTGGAGGTGCTTTCGGAGGTCCTGGAGGTTTAGGTGGTAGTGGCCCTGCCGGTGGCGGCGGTGCTGGAGCTGGTGGAGCCGCTGCTGGTGGCGGCGGCGGAGGTGGAGGAGGTGCTGGTGCTGGACCCTTAGGAggcgatggtggtggtggtgcagGTGCTGGTGGTGCTGCTGGAAATAGTTACGTCTCAGGTGTTAGTGGTGGTAATGGAGGAAATGGTGGTGGTTCTTATGGCCTATGTGGTCCAGATGGTCCCGACGGTGCTGATGGTCCCTCAGGTCCCGATGGCTCAACAGGTGGTCATGGTGGCAAGGGCGGCAAAGGTGGTTGCGTAGGCAGTGGTGGGGGAGGAGGAGGTGGCGGCGGCGGTGGTGCTGCTCCCCTTGCTGGACCAGCCCCAGTGTGGCCTCACGCCCTTCATGTTAATGTGTT accctggtaa